One genomic region from Desulfomonilaceae bacterium encodes:
- a CDS encoding potassium transporter TrkG, producing MNRKKSARFYISRMITPETALVGGFALLILIGAILLATPWASSASKIPFIDALFTSTSAVCITGLTVVDTGLAFSFFGQVLIVVLIQSGGLGIMMFAAIAFQMLGLRMSLKSQAVLHNTLFQKDLASQFQSAFKTIIALTFAIEGFGIILLTFFLSQTMDLGAALFSAIFHCISAFCNAGFSLRSDNLLGLRDEYGVIFVIMGLIVLGGLGFSVLHEIWTVMRGNPLGLGERVLRRFSLHSRVVLWVSGILIIGGAIVLLIFGLTSNENSWDAKLINSLFQSVAARTAGFNTVDIGKLPSASIFLLIILMFIGGSPGSCAGGVKTSSVAIYCARLVAGLRGQRDVQLGDRRLPHELVSKTDLLMGLAVFWNIIGIVILMTTESTMKVDSLSLIFEQVSAFGTVGLSTGITPNLSTHGKLWLIVTMFVGRLGPLTIAFWMIPRTNLRARYPKGTVMIG from the coding sequence ATGAATCGGAAGAAGTCGGCTAGATTCTATATTTCAAGAATGATTACGCCGGAAACCGCTCTGGTCGGCGGATTTGCTCTGCTAATTCTCATTGGCGCCATTCTGTTAGCGACTCCCTGGGCGAGTAGCGCCAGTAAAATACCTTTCATAGACGCCCTCTTTACTTCGACATCAGCAGTCTGTATTACCGGGCTGACAGTGGTTGACACAGGGCTGGCTTTTTCTTTCTTCGGGCAAGTATTGATTGTGGTCCTGATTCAGTCGGGCGGACTCGGAATAATGATGTTCGCCGCTATAGCGTTTCAAATGCTTGGACTGAGGATGTCGCTCAAGTCTCAGGCGGTTTTGCATAACACCCTGTTTCAGAAAGACCTCGCCAGCCAATTTCAAAGCGCCTTCAAGACGATAATAGCGCTTACGTTTGCGATCGAAGGCTTTGGAATAATCCTCTTGACCTTTTTTCTTTCCCAAACAATGGACCTTGGAGCGGCGCTCTTTTCGGCGATCTTTCATTGCATTTCGGCTTTTTGTAATGCGGGCTTTTCGTTACGATCAGACAATCTTCTGGGTCTAAGAGATGAGTATGGAGTAATCTTTGTTATTATGGGTTTAATTGTATTGGGGGGGTTGGGGTTTTCGGTTTTGCACGAAATCTGGACAGTTATGCGCGGAAATCCTTTGGGTCTTGGCGAAAGAGTTTTGAGAAGATTCTCTTTGCATTCTCGTGTGGTTCTTTGGGTATCGGGAATCCTGATTATTGGCGGAGCAATTGTCCTGTTAATTTTTGGTTTGACTTCCAATGAAAACTCGTGGGATGCAAAACTCATCAACAGTCTTTTTCAGTCCGTCGCGGCTCGGACGGCCGGATTCAACACTGTGGATATTGGGAAACTACCGTCAGCCTCTATCTTCTTGCTCATAATATTAATGTTTATCGGTGGCTCGCCAGGATCTTGCGCAGGAGGAGTCAAAACGTCATCAGTCGCCATTTATTGCGCGCGTTTGGTAGCCGGTTTGCGCGGACAACGCGATGTTCAGTTGGGTGACAGAAGGCTGCCTCACGAACTTGTCAGCAAAACGGATCTGTTGATGGGCCTTGCTGTGTTCTGGAACATCATTGGAATTGTAATTCTTATGACCACCGAATCCACCATGAAGGTAGATTCACTCTCATTGATTTTCGAGCAGGTTTCTGCATTTGGAACAGTGGGGTTATCTACCGGGATTACCCCAAATCTGTCCACACACGGGAAATTGTGGCTAATCGTCACAATGTTCGTTGGAAGGCTGGGTCCTTTGACTATCGCTTTCTGGATGATTCCGAGAACTAATCTCCGCGCGAGATATCCCAAGGGAACGGTGATGATTGGATGA
- a CDS encoding MG2 domain-containing protein, translating to MISTKGRSMLAVISSVTFCLLLAWSPAHGEDLSLYAFRDFSHQTESPGSWATRLNFSAPVFLANLNQALTVSIDGKKIHCKISAVGVKNREQSSRSFLVVPTRIDPFPETVTIKIAKTLTDVLGVKSLTSPFVYEFQSVEEISVKGLETFSRSELDRGLQILLSGEASTKDLLKAIKINPKVSGLKIRRNDEGKFEVSGDFVKDRNYKIQFVPVTTNNGSAIFAQSEFEFKGPGLNREIAFYSDHSIIELKSRQFVPIKLSGVSKVKCELQKVPLILIPEIVTKLKNQSGNIHPGLDSWKSSLSKIETGITDENFAAPDFQEDSDVFFSPGAKDRSLTFSAPLSFRKSPEKGGAWIVKFTDPDNSKVTPVAELIQITDLALSFKISDQSLLVWVTSLYSGEPVPGVSLGAVTTDGKVYEIGKADENGLVLIKQGAQFHHFDVKSDQKSSGEPGSLSLDAISWLIAATKDDYAAVDINAFRINAFPAKGTEKGNQAFGSRSGYIFTDRGIYRPGDEVNFKFISRVFKDQKIMSPEGDRVKTQITGPRGDVYYSHEEALDEFGACYDTLKLETYWPVGNYTIKTAFNDDPEGKKAFTRDFAVQEYKESRHFVSLSFQKEQKKAPKYLGAKAEEELLVVEVTAAYFAGGPVRHGKVRWKAELGPVTHTIPGYESYFFGNQEDKTLFLESGESILDDQGKLSLRIPLDARILTGIYGVKLSATVVDIDGQPATDVKFFNPVPKFLVGIGAHPTQVQVGYANPLNFVVIDSDGKKIPKAFVEISLLQKRYLNVKKRDSQGNINDSWEEGWIKTFSTKQTVLDGKGTFQPELIDPGDYLVAITIFDTAARYSSQTLFKVGWEDYDQWLQGQKDSSKGPNANVLIALNQKVYAPDTSVEATFHTPREVKKCLLTLERNDILDHQVVEMHGQDGVGRFLIHKGYQPNVFVSLLAPAGRTNLPVYTSQTDSDIPAVFSGYANASVKTDFEKLRLEINKNQAELKATPGEKVTLNLEVLNQSGSGVYSEIAVCVVNEAVLAMTDFSIPELSSLGNFDLPLAVRTGDIRLGLISQDLFKTLTTRPLTGGGVGKALMGPTFRKDFRPVAYFNPAVITDKNGKASVTFVAPDSLTSYRIFAVATDKSSGFVSTDRPMLVTKDFYVEPSLPRFLCPSDRAVVPISVFNNTKEKGSVDLRLNSSTNLNLKPHEFKLDSEGNSYKVVQVDAKLEEQSEETFLEIVGILDRPGHKLQDAIRKIIPTRDVFTPVTQSYQGNFTKITQIPVNLPEDIRKGVSEKKGTPKIKGSLTLSLNDWSRIMPGLNYLMRYPYGCIEQISSSVIPLVSLRSLIESGVISELPRQKVDDFLKNGLDKILGAQQLTGGFSYWPGQLETSVWGSTYATFALINAKNAGMTIPEANLNLAAKFLKDSVFRKKAAEGDYRNPSDRYWALLALADLNAINGQDLQPFFSDYGRLPEESKALLLLASTKIGYLDQTRSRDLIKELIASDDSIKKASQKSSWRSLAACLMATLQIEGRSKKADELAGIIMSGLKPEGRWVSTADTSWCLLALSDYYKQQKDVASAREKGAEIVISYADQPQQKIILKETSATIELDPVTLLKTNALTIRSNSDGFVNYCLSITYPEESPVQQKGPIRLKLTKKIDNLNGKNDINVGDIVRISLQIQLEDDKGKRAKKALDFLALEDFTPAGLTPVNTELKTEGLAGEALPDDSSDESGLFEFYPTYVEIRDDGIRVFKNRIYGGLYKFSYLARAVTAGKFWMRGSTISAMYEPDVRTSIPGQEITIQQSSR from the coding sequence ATGATTTCAACTAAAGGCCGGTCGATGTTGGCAGTGATTTCATCTGTGACCTTCTGCCTACTTCTTGCGTGGTCGCCCGCTCATGGTGAGGACCTGTCCTTATATGCTTTCAGGGATTTCTCTCATCAAACCGAATCCCCGGGAAGTTGGGCCACGCGACTTAACTTCAGCGCGCCGGTATTCCTGGCCAATTTGAATCAAGCGCTAACCGTGTCAATCGATGGCAAAAAGATCCATTGCAAAATTTCAGCGGTTGGGGTTAAAAATCGAGAACAATCATCTCGCTCGTTTCTTGTTGTTCCCACAAGAATTGATCCATTTCCCGAAACTGTGACAATAAAGATCGCCAAAACTCTTACCGATGTGTTGGGAGTGAAATCGTTAACCAGTCCATTTGTGTATGAATTCCAATCTGTGGAAGAAATTTCTGTTAAGGGCCTGGAAACGTTTTCGAGATCGGAACTCGATAGGGGATTGCAGATACTTCTGTCGGGCGAAGCGTCCACCAAAGATTTACTCAAAGCGATCAAGATAAATCCTAAAGTCTCTGGTCTCAAAATTCGGCGTAATGACGAAGGAAAATTCGAAGTGTCGGGGGACTTTGTTAAAGACCGGAATTATAAAATCCAATTTGTTCCTGTAACAACGAACAACGGATCAGCTATTTTCGCTCAATCCGAGTTTGAATTCAAAGGTCCTGGGCTCAACCGTGAAATAGCGTTTTACTCCGATCACTCCATCATTGAACTTAAAAGTCGACAGTTTGTACCCATAAAACTTTCAGGAGTCTCTAAAGTGAAATGTGAGCTTCAGAAAGTTCCCCTGATTCTTATCCCGGAAATTGTTACCAAACTGAAAAATCAATCAGGGAATATTCACCCGGGTTTAGATTCGTGGAAATCAAGTCTGTCCAAAATAGAAACTGGAATTACAGACGAAAATTTCGCGGCGCCGGATTTCCAGGAAGATTCCGACGTATTTTTCTCTCCCGGGGCAAAAGACCGCTCATTGACTTTTTCCGCTCCCTTATCGTTCAGAAAATCTCCTGAAAAAGGTGGAGCATGGATTGTTAAATTCACTGACCCCGACAACTCGAAAGTGACGCCTGTCGCAGAATTGATTCAGATAACTGATTTGGCGCTCAGTTTCAAGATATCCGACCAATCTCTTCTGGTGTGGGTAACTTCTCTTTATTCCGGAGAACCTGTCCCAGGGGTAAGTTTGGGCGCTGTGACAACTGATGGAAAAGTCTACGAAATAGGAAAAGCGGATGAAAATGGGTTGGTCTTGATCAAACAAGGCGCCCAATTTCACCATTTTGACGTCAAGTCCGACCAAAAATCCAGTGGTGAGCCCGGCTCTCTGTCATTGGATGCGATATCTTGGCTCATAGCGGCCACCAAGGATGACTATGCCGCTGTTGATATAAATGCCTTCAGGATAAACGCTTTTCCTGCCAAAGGAACGGAAAAAGGGAATCAAGCCTTCGGCTCACGCTCGGGCTATATATTCACTGACAGGGGAATTTACAGACCAGGGGATGAGGTAAATTTCAAATTCATTTCCAGGGTTTTTAAAGATCAGAAAATAATGTCTCCGGAGGGAGACCGGGTCAAAACCCAGATAACTGGTCCTCGCGGCGACGTGTACTACAGTCATGAAGAGGCCCTAGATGAGTTTGGCGCCTGTTATGATACCCTAAAGCTCGAAACTTATTGGCCGGTTGGTAATTATACGATCAAGACTGCTTTCAACGATGATCCAGAGGGGAAAAAAGCCTTTACAAGGGACTTTGCCGTTCAGGAATACAAGGAGAGCCGCCATTTCGTATCGTTAAGCTTTCAGAAAGAACAAAAAAAGGCCCCCAAGTATTTGGGCGCCAAGGCTGAAGAGGAGTTACTGGTAGTCGAAGTGACGGCGGCTTATTTCGCCGGTGGTCCCGTGCGTCATGGTAAAGTGAGATGGAAAGCCGAACTGGGTCCTGTAACCCATACTATTCCGGGCTATGAATCATATTTCTTCGGTAATCAGGAAGACAAGACTTTATTTCTTGAATCCGGGGAATCGATTCTGGATGATCAAGGTAAGTTGTCACTAAGAATTCCATTGGACGCCAGGATTTTGACGGGAATCTATGGTGTCAAGCTCTCTGCTACCGTAGTGGATATAGATGGTCAACCGGCGACAGACGTAAAATTCTTTAATCCTGTCCCAAAATTTCTCGTCGGAATTGGCGCTCATCCAACCCAGGTCCAGGTGGGTTACGCCAACCCCCTAAACTTTGTGGTGATCGATTCAGACGGGAAAAAAATTCCAAAGGCGTTTGTGGAAATATCTCTCCTTCAGAAACGGTACTTGAATGTCAAGAAGCGAGACAGTCAGGGTAACATCAATGATTCATGGGAGGAAGGTTGGATCAAGACTTTTTCCACCAAACAAACCGTCTTGGATGGGAAAGGGACATTTCAGCCTGAATTGATAGACCCTGGGGACTATCTTGTGGCAATAACCATTTTTGACACAGCCGCGAGATATTCGAGCCAGACTCTTTTTAAAGTTGGCTGGGAAGACTACGATCAATGGCTTCAAGGCCAAAAGGATTCATCCAAAGGCCCTAACGCAAATGTCCTGATAGCTCTTAACCAAAAGGTCTACGCTCCGGATACCTCCGTTGAAGCCACCTTTCATACACCTCGTGAGGTTAAGAAATGTCTTTTGACCCTGGAGAGAAATGACATCCTGGATCACCAGGTTGTTGAGATGCATGGTCAGGATGGCGTCGGTAGATTTCTTATTCACAAAGGCTATCAACCGAATGTCTTCGTGTCTCTTCTGGCGCCTGCGGGCCGAACAAACCTTCCAGTTTACACCAGCCAGACTGACTCGGATATCCCCGCTGTATTTTCCGGCTACGCAAACGCCTCAGTCAAAACCGACTTTGAAAAATTGCGGCTGGAAATCAACAAAAACCAGGCGGAATTAAAAGCAACTCCAGGCGAAAAGGTCACACTTAATCTTGAAGTATTGAATCAATCCGGTTCCGGCGTCTACTCGGAAATCGCCGTGTGCGTGGTAAACGAGGCTGTTTTGGCCATGACGGATTTCAGTATTCCCGAACTATCGTCATTGGGAAACTTCGACCTGCCGCTTGCTGTAAGAACCGGGGATATAAGACTGGGACTCATCAGCCAGGACCTTTTCAAGACCCTGACGACCCGACCATTGACAGGTGGGGGGGTTGGGAAAGCTCTTATGGGGCCGACTTTTCGAAAGGATTTTAGACCTGTCGCGTATTTTAACCCGGCCGTAATAACCGATAAGAATGGTAAAGCCTCCGTGACGTTCGTTGCGCCGGATTCTCTCACAAGCTACCGCATATTTGCGGTCGCCACAGACAAGTCTTCCGGGTTTGTCTCAACCGACAGGCCTATGCTGGTTACCAAGGATTTCTACGTTGAACCTTCCCTGCCTCGGTTTCTCTGTCCGAGTGATCGGGCCGTCGTCCCGATCAGTGTCTTCAATAATACCAAGGAAAAGGGCTCAGTAGATTTGAGGCTCAACTCTTCCACCAATTTGAACCTGAAGCCACATGAATTCAAATTAGATTCAGAGGGAAATTCCTACAAAGTGGTTCAGGTCGATGCAAAGTTGGAAGAGCAATCAGAAGAAACTTTCCTTGAAATTGTAGGTATTCTCGACAGACCTGGTCACAAACTTCAGGACGCTATACGAAAAATCATTCCAACTCGAGATGTTTTCACGCCTGTGACTCAGTCGTATCAGGGAAATTTCACCAAGATTACACAGATACCGGTGAACCTTCCTGAAGATATTCGTAAGGGAGTTTCAGAGAAAAAAGGCACGCCAAAAATCAAGGGGTCCCTGACCCTGAGCCTGAACGACTGGTCCAGGATTATGCCGGGACTCAATTACTTGATGCGCTACCCATACGGATGCATCGAACAAATAAGCTCTTCCGTAATTCCGCTTGTTAGCCTCAGAAGCCTGATCGAATCCGGTGTCATCTCAGAATTGCCACGGCAGAAGGTAGATGATTTTCTAAAGAACGGGCTCGACAAAATTCTTGGAGCCCAGCAATTGACGGGAGGCTTTTCCTATTGGCCTGGGCAACTTGAGACCTCCGTTTGGGGTTCCACATACGCGACATTTGCCCTAATAAATGCGAAAAATGCGGGCATGACTATCCCGGAAGCAAACCTCAATCTTGCGGCCAAATTTCTCAAGGACTCGGTATTCAGGAAAAAAGCGGCTGAAGGTGATTATAGGAACCCCTCTGATCGTTACTGGGCGCTGCTGGCTCTTGCGGACCTGAATGCCATTAATGGGCAAGACCTCCAACCATTTTTCTCCGATTACGGAAGGCTGCCTGAGGAGTCCAAGGCCCTGCTCCTGCTGGCTTCAACGAAGATCGGCTATCTTGACCAGACCCGCTCAAGAGACCTTATCAAGGAGCTGATTGCCTCTGACGATAGTATTAAAAAGGCTTCTCAAAAATCGAGTTGGCGCTCATTGGCGGCTTGTCTGATGGCGACCCTGCAGATTGAGGGCCGGTCAAAAAAGGCGGATGAACTTGCAGGTATCATAATGAGCGGACTAAAGCCTGAAGGCAGGTGGGTTTCAACCGCTGACACAAGTTGGTGTTTGCTGGCTCTAAGTGATTACTACAAACAACAAAAGGATGTTGCGAGCGCCAGAGAAAAGGGGGCGGAAATTGTAATAAGTTACGCCGATCAACCGCAGCAGAAGATCATTCTCAAAGAGACGAGCGCCACTATCGAACTGGATCCTGTTACATTATTGAAAACCAACGCCCTGACGATAAGATCCAATTCGGATGGGTTTGTGAATTATTGTCTTTCGATTACATATCCTGAAGAATCGCCAGTTCAGCAGAAAGGTCCGATACGGCTGAAGTTAACCAAGAAGATCGACAATCTGAATGGAAAAAATGATATCAATGTCGGAGACATAGTCAGAATTTCGTTACAAATACAACTTGAGGACGACAAAGGCAAGAGGGCCAAGAAAGCCCTTGATTTCCTGGCTCTTGAAGACTTCACTCCGGCCGGACTTACACCTGTAAATACGGAACTTAAAACGGAAGGTCTGGCCGGAGAGGCGCTTCCGGATGATTCTTCAGATGAAAGTGGGCTGTTTGAGTTTTATCCAACGTATGTGGAAATTAGAGATGACGGAATTCGGGTTTTCAAAAATCGTATTTATGGAGGATTGTATAAGTTTTCTTATCTGGCGAGGGCTGTAACGGCAGGAAAATTCTGGATGCGGGGATCGACGATCTCTGCCATGTATGAACCGGATGTGAGAACTTCGATCCCCGGCCAGGAAATAACAATTCAACAATCCAGCCGATAA
- a CDS encoding tetratricopeptide repeat protein: MKIFTRIALLTIFLSVMLSYPPETKSQYAEDFYENAKLAYRAGEYQKALDYYTKAMKAGIATPEVYFRRGLTLEKLSDTTRAVEDYTKAIQLDPQMETAYNNRGSAYYRQGSYNEAIKDYSKAIELNPSYSLAYYNRGNAYYGKGDLDRSIADFSKAIELDPTDPDSHNNRGWALVQKGEIAKAIPDFNRAIQLNPEYSLAYYNRGAALIKLGDSDGAIKDLSSAIELNPKYELAYFQRGNAYFRKNEVNKALNDYNEAAKLNPNQPDVYNNRGWLLFAKGNRAEGIKDVTKAITLNPDLARAYANRGWMYQSSGECAKAIPDFSKAIELEGPSAAVLTYRGRCYMNTGNQEKGIADFEKACDVDPNNPELLLVLGDNKEKSGDYKAAAGFFKILTKVKPDDPSAYLRLGVALGKEGQFQEAIKALSRSIELDPKNSNSYYKRGVAYEFLGYTSKAKADFAKARTLSSEKKNVSQNIDHDFEIFSRSLMALRSIIVT; the protein is encoded by the coding sequence ATGAAGATTTTCACAAGAATCGCTTTGCTCACTATTTTTCTAAGTGTTATGCTCAGCTATCCACCTGAGACCAAATCTCAATACGCCGAAGATTTTTATGAAAACGCCAAATTAGCTTATAGGGCTGGAGAATATCAAAAGGCCCTGGATTATTATACCAAAGCTATGAAGGCAGGAATAGCCACCCCTGAGGTGTACTTTCGCAGAGGCCTGACTCTGGAAAAATTGAGTGACACTACGAGGGCAGTGGAGGATTACACAAAAGCAATTCAGCTCGATCCACAGATGGAAACAGCCTACAATAACAGGGGGAGCGCGTACTACAGGCAGGGTTCCTACAACGAGGCCATCAAGGACTACTCCAAGGCCATAGAATTAAACCCTTCCTATTCTCTGGCCTATTACAATCGAGGCAACGCATACTATGGAAAGGGCGATCTGGACCGTTCCATAGCGGACTTCTCCAAGGCTATAGAATTGGATCCAACTGATCCGGACTCTCACAATAACAGGGGATGGGCGCTTGTGCAGAAGGGAGAAATAGCAAAGGCCATTCCGGATTTTAATCGGGCGATCCAACTGAATCCTGAATATTCTCTGGCGTATTACAATCGGGGGGCCGCCCTAATAAAGCTGGGCGACAGTGATGGAGCCATAAAGGACCTTTCAAGCGCCATAGAATTAAACCCCAAATATGAACTGGCCTATTTCCAGAGAGGGAACGCCTATTTCAGAAAAAACGAAGTTAACAAGGCCCTCAATGATTACAATGAAGCGGCCAAGCTCAACCCAAACCAGCCTGATGTATACAACAACAGAGGGTGGCTTCTTTTTGCGAAAGGGAATCGGGCAGAGGGGATCAAGGATGTGACAAAGGCAATCACGTTGAACCCGGATTTGGCTAGAGCCTACGCGAATCGTGGATGGATGTATCAATCATCGGGGGAATGCGCCAAAGCAATACCGGATTTTTCAAAAGCTATTGAACTCGAAGGTCCCTCTGCTGCGGTACTGACTTATCGCGGACGTTGTTACATGAACACTGGGAATCAGGAAAAAGGTATTGCGGACTTTGAAAAGGCTTGCGACGTTGATCCTAACAATCCAGAGTTACTCCTGGTCTTGGGAGATAACAAGGAAAAATCTGGAGATTACAAGGCCGCCGCCGGTTTCTTCAAAATATTGACCAAGGTTAAACCTGATGATCCTTCAGCATATCTAAGACTTGGAGTAGCCCTGGGTAAAGAGGGACAATTTCAGGAAGCGATAAAGGCATTATCCAGGAGCATAGAACTGGACCCTAAAAACAGTAATTCTTATTACAAACGTGGCGTAGCGTATGAGTTCTTGGGGTATACGTCAAAGGCCAAGGCTGATTTCGCTAAAGCGAGGACCCTTTCCAGCGAAAAGAAAAATGTTTCCCAAAACATTGACCATGATTTTGAAATCTTTTCTCGCTCTCTTATGGCATTGAGGTCGATCATTGTCACCTAG
- a CDS encoding tetratricopeptide repeat protein encodes MSPRFYLFVLWILCCLTLNPCLAAAPEENTSFTQAVEAQWKRNFDEAIRLYSRVIDENPKNAQALFYRGVAFRSKGREDQALSDFEKAAALNPELVEAIYGKGLIYLHKKNYEKALQDMDQVLAKVPDYEGAVRSRGEAEIYTGKFAEAIKDLSNAIKIYPDDGEAYFLRGLGYLKEGRNDQATADFKKTVEFDKNNISAWGGLGKISLASGKTEEAVDYYNKVIKLDPKNEEALKNRGYARYLLGDYQKAMNDLNAALTLDPKDLQSLETRADVEIKLGKKDAALKDYDALLSIRGDDASLLYKKALLLSDLGKKEEAQKDLSRVLELKPGDFDTLVHRAGIFIDQGAYQKALDDLSQASSVRPQDRSVILERAAIYQNLKKYDQAAGDFAQAINLDPSANDTAKLYYSLGESLLLAGRQDYAIRAFTKALQLDPKNGLAYANRGVAFKDKGDWNAAESDFRSSLNLLEKASSRKYVSRLLTEVETRIQSDEPKGLLDQVLGIFPKTGSEKTKIRNLW; translated from the coding sequence TTGTCACCTAGATTCTATTTGTTTGTTTTGTGGATTCTCTGTTGCTTGACCCTCAATCCTTGCCTGGCTGCGGCGCCTGAAGAAAACACTTCTTTCACGCAGGCCGTGGAAGCCCAATGGAAGAGAAATTTTGATGAGGCCATAAGACTGTACAGCCGTGTGATTGATGAGAACCCAAAGAATGCGCAAGCGTTATTTTACCGGGGAGTCGCCTTCAGGTCCAAGGGGCGGGAGGATCAGGCTCTTTCTGACTTTGAAAAAGCGGCCGCGCTGAACCCTGAACTGGTGGAGGCGATTTATGGGAAAGGGCTAATTTACCTGCACAAGAAAAATTACGAAAAGGCCCTTCAGGACATGGATCAAGTTCTTGCAAAGGTTCCCGATTATGAAGGAGCCGTCCGCTCCAGAGGTGAAGCGGAGATTTACACCGGTAAGTTTGCGGAAGCCATCAAAGACCTCTCCAACGCCATCAAAATATATCCTGACGATGGTGAAGCCTATTTTCTCAGGGGATTGGGTTATCTCAAAGAGGGAAGAAACGATCAGGCAACCGCAGATTTCAAAAAAACAGTCGAATTTGACAAAAATAATATTTCAGCCTGGGGTGGCCTTGGGAAAATTTCTCTTGCTTCTGGTAAAACTGAAGAAGCGGTAGACTACTACAACAAAGTTATAAAGCTCGATCCAAAGAATGAGGAGGCGCTCAAAAATAGGGGCTATGCCAGGTACTTGCTGGGTGATTATCAAAAGGCGATGAATGACCTGAACGCAGCCCTTACATTGGATCCAAAGGATCTGCAATCCCTGGAAACCAGAGCGGATGTGGAAATCAAGCTAGGGAAAAAAGACGCTGCTCTGAAAGATTACGACGCCTTGTTGTCAATCAGGGGAGACGACGCGTCTTTACTTTACAAGAAAGCATTATTACTTTCCGACTTGGGCAAGAAAGAAGAAGCCCAGAAAGATCTTAGTAGGGTTCTTGAACTCAAACCGGGTGACTTCGACACCCTTGTCCACCGGGCTGGGATATTCATCGATCAAGGCGCCTATCAAAAAGCTTTGGATGACCTCAGTCAGGCGTCTTCTGTCAGACCTCAGGATCGATCGGTAATTCTGGAGCGTGCGGCAATCTACCAAAATCTGAAAAAATATGATCAAGCCGCAGGAGATTTCGCTCAGGCCATAAATCTGGATCCATCGGCGAATGACACAGCCAAACTGTATTATTCACTTGGGGAATCGCTATTACTAGCCGGGAGACAGGATTACGCAATCAGGGCCTTTACCAAAGCTCTGCAGCTAGATCCAAAAAATGGTTTGGCTTACGCGAATCGAGGCGTAGCCTTCAAGGACAAGGGAGACTGGAACGCAGCCGAGTCCGACTTCAGATCATCATTGAATCTCCTTGAAAAAGCTTCAAGCAGAAAGTATGTCTCTCGGTTATTGACCGAAGTTGAAACCAGGATACAAAGCGATGAACCCAAAGGGTTGTTAGACCAAGTGCTAGGTATTTTCCCGAAGACTGGATCAGAGAAGACGAAGATCCGGAACTTGTGGTGA
- a CDS encoding TraR/DksA family transcriptional regulator: protein MTREEIAAHLGIVPNSVRGKVQKGQIERKIEDGKNFYRLMSPDLKKGTAGRKRLKPLPPPPQPEIVVKPPIPEPEPEPPKEPEKPKTFNPKQVLLDMVASIKVGRNIDAIEKGDEIDLATGEISRELDAKISMRQHRQLKEIEDALERVRLGEYGLCEECGEPIPEPRLKLFPAARLCVRCQEEMDHFEKIKESQGMRIGLWREETTDGAFNRTFEE from the coding sequence ATGACTCGTGAAGAAATAGCCGCCCACCTGGGAATTGTACCCAACAGTGTGAGGGGCAAAGTTCAGAAAGGTCAAATTGAGCGAAAAATAGAGGATGGAAAGAATTTTTACAGGCTCATGTCCCCGGATTTGAAAAAGGGCACAGCGGGTAGGAAAAGACTCAAGCCTTTGCCGCCACCTCCTCAACCGGAAATCGTTGTAAAGCCTCCGATTCCCGAACCGGAACCAGAACCGCCCAAGGAACCGGAAAAGCCGAAGACTTTCAATCCAAAGCAGGTTCTGCTGGACATGGTCGCCTCAATCAAAGTGGGACGCAACATTGACGCGATCGAGAAAGGTGACGAAATTGATCTGGCGACTGGGGAAATTTCCCGGGAGCTTGACGCAAAGATTTCAATGCGCCAGCACAGACAGTTGAAAGAAATTGAGGACGCCTTGGAGAGGGTACGTTTAGGTGAATATGGGTTGTGCGAAGAATGCGGTGAACCCATTCCTGAACCGAGGTTGAAACTTTTTCCGGCGGCCAGACTTTGTGTGCGTTGTCAGGAAGAGATGGACCACTTTGAGAAAATTAAAGAGAGCCAAGGGATGAGAATAGGACTCTGGCGGGAAGAAACGACCGACGGAGCTTTCAACAGAACATTTGAAGAGTAA